CGGCGGCCTCGGCGCGGGCGGCCGCGTAGCCGACGAGGAAGGTCGTCAGCGGAGCCGCCGGCCGGGCGACCCCGTGGGCGGCGTCACGGGCGAGGTCGAGCAGGGCCGGGATGTCGACGGCGACGTCGTCGATCCCGAGCTCGGTCTTGGCAGCGGTGATCCATTGCTCCAGCACGTTCCCATGCTCCCTGATCCGGGCGCGGGCCGCTGCCAGGTCCTCCCAGGTGTCGCAGTCGAAGGAGGCGAGTGGCGCAGCGGTGACCCTGGTGAGGTCCAGCTCGGCGGTGAGCGCGCGCAGCGGGAGCCCGTGGAGGGTGCCGTGCTCGGTGGCGAGCAGGGCGATCTCGCGGCGCAGGGGCTCCGCGCGGTAGGCGGCGACGAGGGGCTGGTCGCGGCCCTCGGGGTCCCGGAGCAGGGCCCCGTCGCCGGGGCCGTCGGCGGCCGCCCGGACGAGGGCGCGGACGGTGTCGTGGTCCAGGAAGGGCAGATCGGCGGAGAGTACGAGGACCAGCGCGGCGGTGGTCTGGCGGACCCCGGCGTCCAGCGCGGCCACGGGGCCGCCGCCGGGCGGGTCCTCGCGGGTCCAGCGGACCGGCCGCGCCGTTGCCCTGCGGGCGCCGACCACGACCGTCTCGGCGGCGTCGGGGCAGGCCGCCAGGACTCGGTCGAGGAGGGTGCGGGCGCCGACGC
The Streptomyces sp. NBC_00091 genome window above contains:
- a CDS encoding NTP transferase domain-containing protein; amino-acid sequence: MSYDAIVLAGGAARRLGGADKPTLRVGARTLLDRVLAACPDAAETVVVGARRATARPVRWTREDPPGGGPVAALDAGVRQTTAALVLVLSADLPFLDHDTVRALVRAAADGPGDGALLRDPEGRDQPLVAAYRAEPLRREIALLATEHGTLHGLPLRALTAELDLTRVTAAPLASFDCDTWEDLAAARARIREHGNVLEQWITAAKTELGIDDVAVDIPALLDLARDAAHGVARPAAPLTTFLVGYAAARAEAAGADPAQAVAEASRKAADLALRWAAEAQPPHPEETGSG